The window GGCTCTGCCATCCATGATACCTTCCACGGTGATAGGATTGTCATTGGTTCGAACGACCAGGAGGCAGGGAAGGTAATAGCGGACATTTACGCACCTTTCAAGCTGCCGATAGTTCATACGGATATTCGCAGTGCAGAAATGATTAAATACGCTTCAAATTCCTTTCTCGCGTTAAAAATAAGCTTTATTAACGAAATCGCCAATCTTTGTGAAAAGGTCGGCGGTAATATCGAGCATGTCGCAGCAGGCGTTGGACTGGATAAAAGAATCGGCAGCAAGTTTCTCCAGGCGGGCATCGGCTTTGGCGGCTCCTGCTTTCCAAAGGATATTAACGCCTTAAATCACTTAGCAAACGAATACGACTATGACTTCAAGATTTTGAAATCGGTCATTGATGTGAACCGACTGCAAAAAGAGCGCCTATTTTATAAAGCGAAGGAAGCCGTTGGTTCGTTAGCTGGCAAGAAAATAACGATATTGGGATTAACCTTTAAACCCAATACAGACGATATTCGTGATGCGGCATCCTTGAAATTGATTCAGGATCTATTGATGGAAGACGCAGTTATTACGGTTTATGATCCAGTAGGGATGCCAAATGTAGAAAAGCTATTCGGCAACAAGCTTCAATACGCAGAAAGTGCGGAAAAAGCACTAGAGGATGCGGAAGCTACCTTTATTTTGACAGAGTGGGATGAAATCAAAAACCTATCGCTCGAGCAGGTAAAAAGGTATATGACAAAACCAATTTTGTTCGACGGAAGAAACTGCTTTACCCTCGAAGATGCTGAAAAACAAGGGATTCAATATTATTCTATAGGTCGAAAGGCAATAGTGTAATATTTTCCTCAAAAACGGTTAAATAGGAAAAATGTAATTGAGATAATTAGGTAACGGTGGTAATATATAATTGTAAGTGAGATAGACTCCTTTATATTTTATACAATAACCAAGGTTGGTAGCC of the Bacillus tuaregi genome contains:
- a CDS encoding UDP-glucose dehydrogenase family protein, with protein sequence MKITITGTGYVGLVTGVCLSDVDHQITCYDIDQEKINLLNSGKSPIYEPGLDELIQKNISAGRLSFTADVKEAYSDADCIFIAVGTPPNEDGSANLTYIEKAAIEIAEHITKDCIVVTKSTVPVGTNEYIGRIIAERVPAGLTVKIVSNPEFLREGSAIHDTFHGDRIVIGSNDQEAGKVIADIYAPFKLPIVHTDIRSAEMIKYASNSFLALKISFINEIANLCEKVGGNIEHVAAGVGLDKRIGSKFLQAGIGFGGSCFPKDINALNHLANEYDYDFKILKSVIDVNRLQKERLFYKAKEAVGSLAGKKITILGLTFKPNTDDIRDAASLKLIQDLLMEDAVITVYDPVGMPNVEKLFGNKLQYAESAEKALEDAEATFILTEWDEIKNLSLEQVKRYMTKPILFDGRNCFTLEDAEKQGIQYYSIGRKAIV